GAAAGAGAACGCCACGGCGGCGATCGTCGTGAACTACAACGGAGGTGCCGCAAATCTCGCGTGCGTCGAGAGCCTGCTCGGCCAGGTTGACGAGATCGTCGTCGTCGACAACGGCTCGAGCGACGGGTCGCTGGAGATGCTGCAGGAGCGTTTCGGCGACCGCGCCCGCTTCATGGCAATGGGCAAGAACGTGGGGCTCTCGCTCGCGCGCAACGCCGGCGCGTTCGCTACGAGCTCCTCATACCTGCTCTTTTTCGACAACGATGCCGTCGCGCGTGCGGGCATGGTTGCGGCGCTGCAGCGCGTCGTCGAACAGCATCCGGAGATCGGCATCGTCGCGCCGGTCGTGCTCGACGCGCACTCTCCGGAGATCGTGCAGACGACGGGCCTCACCATCGATCGCTGGGGCTTCCCGGTCGATGCCACGACCGGGGTGCGCGTCGCCGAGCTTCCCGCGTACGATCTTCGCCCGGCATTCTTCGTGCAAGGGTGCGCGCTGATGGTACGCGCAGCGCTCTTTTCGCAGCTGCACGGTTACGACGAAGGAATCTTCTTCGGAGGCGAGGACGTCGATATCTGTTGGCGCGCGTGGCTTGCGGGCTCTACGGTCGTCTCGGTGCGCGACGCCTTTTGCGAGCACAAGGGCGCCTCGACGCTCGGCTTCGACGTGCGCGGGAGCTTCTACACGCCGGGGCTCCGAGGCGAGCGCTACACGACGTCGACCTACCGGATCGCGAATCGCGAGGCGAACACCTTCCGCATGATGGTCGCCAACTTGAATCGCACCAATGCGGCGGCCTACGTGCTCGTCTTCTCGCCCGTGCTGCTGCTCGAGGCCGCGGCGGCGTTCTTCACGGGAAGATGGTCGATCGCGAACGCGTATCTCGCGACCTTCGGGCGCATCATCACGCAACTTCCCGATACGCTGCGCCGCCGCCGCAGCGTGCAGGCTAAAAGGTGCATGCCGGATAGCGTGGTGACGCGGATGTGGT
Above is a window of Candidatus Dormiibacterota bacterium DNA encoding:
- a CDS encoding glycosyltransferase family 2 protein, yielding MKENATAAIVVNYNGGAANLACVESLLGQVDEIVVVDNGSSDGSLEMLQERFGDRARFMAMGKNVGLSLARNAGAFATSSSYLLFFDNDAVARAGMVAALQRVVEQHPEIGIVAPVVLDAHSPEIVQTTGLTIDRWGFPVDATTGVRVAELPAYDLRPAFFVQGCALMVRAALFSQLHGYDEGIFFGGEDVDICWRAWLAGSTVVSVRDAFCEHKGASTLGFDVRGSFYTPGLRGERYTTSTYRIANREANTFRMMVANLNRTNAAAYVLVFSPVLLLEAAAAFFTGRWSIANAYLATFGRIITQLPDTLRRRRSVQAKRCMPDSVVTRMWSRGYEKLAFLRRNGIPKVPAPR